The genomic segment ATCCGGAAACGTCATTGGTGCCGCCTCGTGTGGTGGACGCCACCTGGCCGCCGGTGAACCGGCCGCGGGCGATGTCGTACGTGCTCGTGATGACGCGCGTGGATCGCACCGCCTCGGCGGGCACCGATCCGCCAAATGACAAACCGTCCAGCGTGACGAGATTCTGGTCGGCGCGCTGTCCGGCCACGGAAAAGCCGGCCGCGGTGGAGTCGGTGCCGCTCTGCCCCAGCACGCCCGGAGAGAGCGCGGCGATGGCATTCACATCGGACGCGTCGATGGGAAGGCGCAGCAGCTGCTCGCCGGTCAGGGCGCGTTCGGTGCTGCCGGGCGTCGGTTGGTTGTCGTTGGAACGCGGCGTCTGCCGGGCGCTGACGGTGACGGTGCTCAGAACCGTCGGCGACAGGCGAAAGTCGGCAACGAGGCGGTCCTCATCGGAGAGGCGGATAAGGCTCACCGTTGCCGGCTGCAGCCCGATGGCGCGCGCCGTCACGTGGTACATCCCGCCGCCGTCAGGGAAGAGCAGCGTGTACTGTCCCTTCTCGTTGGTCGTGCGCACTCGCGTGACGCCCGTCTCCACCGACGTCACCTCGATGCGCGCATTCGCCACCGGAAGGTTCTCGGCGTTGCGCACCGAGCCCGTGATGATGTCGGTGGTCGCGCCAACCTGCCCGGCCGCGACATGCGGTACGAGCAGCAGGAGCAGCGACGGCAGGACGATGCGAAGGTTCATCAACGGAAGCATGCCACGCGGTAGGCGCGCGCGTTGGATGGAAGGCAGGGGGACACGCCGTCGGACGCGCGGGGCGCGACGGCGTCAGCTCACGGCCGCACGGCCGGCGGGCGTGGCCAGTCACCGGGACCGCGGTTCGACGGAGCGCCGTCCGGGTAGCGCCGGCGCCGCTCGGCCTCGCGCTTGGCGCGCGCCGCGTCGAGCACCGTGCGCTGCGCCGGCGTGAGGATGCTGTCCATCGAGCGCTTCGTCTGCGCCATCAGCGAGTCGATGGCCGGCTGCGTGGACTTCCGGATCTCGCGGAAGCCGCGCATCTGGCGTTCGATCAGCGTGTCGATGCGCACGGCCTGCGCCTCGGTGAGCTTCAACTCGGCGGGCAGCATGGCACTCGGGCGGCGCGGGGTTCCGCGTCGCTCGCCGCGCCAAGTACCGGCCCGTTCGGCCCAGGCGCGCGGACGAAGCACCGTGCGCTCGAGCGCCACGCCGCCAATCAACCCGGCGAGGGCGACGATCAGCAGCACGCCGACAGCCAACAGGCGCGTCGCCCGCGGCGGCGGTGCAAGCGGCGTCTCTTCCGCCGCGTCGAACGAGGTCTTGTCGGTCATCGATCCACCGCCATCGCAATGAGGAACTCCGTCGAATCGGGGCCGAGGACGGCGTCGGTGACTGCCGTGCGCGAGCCGCCGGCGACCGCGCCCCGCAGGTCGGCAGCGGCCGCCTGCGCGGCGAAGTCCGCCTCGGTGCGCACCGACCGGTTCAAGATGACCGCGGCGATCAGTGCCGCGGCGATGCCGATCGGCACGGCCGCGCGACCGTAGCGCGCCACCCATCCATACCACGGCGTCTCGACACGACGCATCCGGCGGAAGCGAGCGGCGACCGCGATGCGCTCACGGAGCCGCTCCTCACGCAGCAGCGCGCCAAGCACGGGATCGGGCGCGGGATCCCGCGCCAGGAACTCGTCGGTTGGGTCGAACAGGTCGTTGTTCATGTCATCCCCTCGTCCCGCAGCGGTGCCAGCGATGCGCGCAGGCTCTTCTTGGCCTGATGCAGGTGCCACCGCACATTCTCGGGCGTCAGGCCGAGGTGTTCGGCAATCTCGGCGCCCTTCCATCCTTCCACTTCGAATAGCATCACGATCTCGCGCTGCCGCGGCGTGAGGGCCGCCAGCGCCGCGTCGAACCGTTCCCGCACCTCCGTCCGCACCATCTCTTCGTCGGGCTGGGCGTCGGGCGATGCGGCATCGAACGGTTCGGGTTCGGTGTATCGCACGCGCCGGGCGCGCAGCTGATTGATGCCCAGGTTGCGCAGCAGCGTGAAGAACCATGGCCCGAACGGCCGGCCGGGGTCGAGCAGCGGGAGGCGGTCGAGCGCGCGCAGGAAGGCGTCCTGCACGAGATCTTCCGCATCACTGCGATCCCCCAGCAGCCGTTCAGCGGTTGCGAGCGCGCCCGGGAGATGGCGACGGACGAGCGCGTCGAACGCCGCCGGGTCGCCGCGCCGTGCGCGGGCGACCAACGCCGATTCGTGGGCGTCGGAGGCCGGCTCGCGGGTGGGCTCTCGCATCCAATTCCTCAAACACGCAACCGGGCGCGGTCGTTAGCCGCGCCCGGTGCCGGGGAGAATCCCACGAAGGTCATCACGCAGCCGGCGGCCGTCCGCCGCCTCGTCGGCCGCCGACGTCACCGGCACGCTCACCGCGGCTGTTGACGCTGCGCTGCGCGCCGGCGATCGCGGGGAGCGCGGCGAGGGTGATTGCGAACAGGGTGTGGTGGATGCGCACGTGGCCGCTCCGTTGGGGCCGCATTGAGGGTACGACTCTAGAATGCCAACCGCCGATCCAACGCGCGAGGGGGCGCGAGCGCTGATCGACGCGGTGCGTGCGCCCCGGGCGCGCCCTAGTGCCCGCCGTCGCGTATCACCAATCCGCGCGGGCGCCCGTTGTGCCAGAACAGCATCAGCGGAAGCGAGGCCATCAGCACGAAGCCGCTGATCCAGTAGATGCGCGAGAAGGCGAGCACGCTCGCCTGCACGCCGACCGTGCGGTCCATGATGGCGAGCGCCTGCTGGTGCGCCACCGACAGGCTCGCTCCCTTGGCGGTCAGCGCGTGCGTCATCGCCTCCATCCGGGCCTGGACATCGGGCGCCGTCGCCACGAGATGGTCGGCGAGCAGCGCCTTCTTGGCCTTGGTGATGTGACTCAGCAGCGTCGCCATCACGGCGATGCCGATGGATCCGCCGAGCTGCCGCGTGAGGTTGAACAGCCCCGTGCCGTTCGCCATGTCGCGCGGCGCGAGTTCGGCGAGCGCGATGGAGTTGAGCGGGATGAACATCATCCCCATCGCCACGCCGCGCAGGATCAGGGGCCAGAACAGGTCGTGCGCGCCGCTGTCGAACGACAGGAACGCGAGCTGGTACATGCAGACCCCGAAGAGCGATCCGCCGACTAGGATGATCGGACGCCCATCGGGGAGCATGCGCAGCCGACGCCCCATCACCGCCATCGTCACCGCCGACGCAATCGCGCCGGGAAGGATCACGAGGCCGGTCTGGTTGGCGGTGAGGCCGTGCAGGCTCTGCAGGAAGATGGGAAGGACGAAAACCGAACCGAACAACGCGAAGCCAAGCACGGCCCCCATCAGCACGCCGGTGGCGAGCTGCCGGTTCGTCAGCAGGTGAAAGTTGATGACTGGCTCGTCGGTGCGCAGTTCATGCCAGACGAGCCAGATGAACGAACCGGCAGATACGACCGCCAGCGTCGTCACGAAGCCCGAGTCGAACCAGTCGTAGCGCTCGCCGCGCTCGAGCATCCACTGCAGCGACCCGATAGCCACGGTGAGCAGTCCGATGCCCAGCCAGTCCACCTTCTCGGCGCGCTCCTGGTGCTCGGAGTCGGTGACGTACGTCCAGACGAGCGCGGCGGCGAACAGGCCGAGCGGCAGGTTGATGTAGAAGATCCAGGGCCAGTTCCAGTTGTCGACGATGAAACCGCCCAGCGTCGGGCCCAGCGTGGGCCCGACCATGATGCCGATGCCGAAGATTGCCTGGCCGATGCCCACTTCGTGGGGAGGGAACGCCTCCCACAGCGTGGACTGCGCCGTGGAGAGCAGCGCCCCGCCGCCGATGCCCTGCACGACGCGCCAGAAGACGAGCCCCCAGAGCGATGTGGCGGCGCCGCAGAAGAATGACGCCGCCACGAACAGGAGAATCGAGAACGTGAGGTACCGGCGACGCCCGAAGTACGCCGACAGCCACGCGGACATCGGGATCACAATAACGTTGGCAATGATGTACCCGACGCTCACCCACGAGATCTCGTCGAGCGTGGCGCCGAGATTCCCCATCATGTGGGGAATGGCGACGTTCACGATGGACGTGTCGATGAGCTCGAGCACCGCCGCCATGGTGACGGCGGCGGCGATCAGGTACTTGTGCTGGTACTTGTCGGGGGGCGAGGGTTGCACGAGTTCGAGACGGGAGACGGAAGACGGGAGACGGAAGACAGACGCGTGCTTACTTCACCTGCACGTTCGCGATGACGCTCATGCCCGGGCGCAGCGGCCGATCCGGGCCGCAGCCCTTGGTGACGGCGATTCGCACCGGTACGCGCTGCACGACCTTGGTGAAGTTGCCGGTCGCGTTATCGGGAGGGAGCAGCGCGAAGCGCGCGCCGGTGGCCGCGCCGAGGCTCTCGACCTTTCCCTCGGCCGCACAGCCGGGATAGGCGTCGACTTCGAGCGCAACCGGCTGCCCGACCTTCATGTCGGAGAGCTGCGTCTCCTTGAAGTTCGCCGTAACCCAGCTGTTCAGTGCGTCAACGAGGGTGAGGAGCGGCTGACCCGGCGAGACGAGCTGTCCGACTTCCACCTGCTTCTTGGACACGACACCGGTGAGCGGGGCGCGGGCGCTCGTGTACGAGAGCTGCAGCCGGGCATTGTCGAGCGCCGCGCGCGCGGCCGCGAGCCGCGCCTGCGCGAGCCGCGTGCCGGCCTGCGCGCCGATGTACTGCGCATCCGCCGACCGCGCCTGCCGCTCCACCGCCTGCAGGGCGGCGTTCGCCTGGTCAAACGCCGACTGCGCGGCGTCGAGCTGCTGACGGCTGACGATCTGCCGGCCGACGAGTTCCCTGGCACGCGCCAGATCGGCGGTCGCCTTGGCCACCTGCGCGCGCGCGGCATCGATCTGGGCGGCCACGACCTGCTGCTGCCCTTCCGCGCCCTTGAGTTGCGCGCCGGCCTGGCCGGTGGCGCCGGCCACCGAGGCGGCCGCGTCGTACTCCGCCTGCGCCTGCACCACGCGCACCGCGTACTCGGTGCTGTCGATGCGAACCAGCAGGTCGCCTTCCTTCACCGGCTGGTTCTCGGCCACGGCGAGCTGCGAGACGTAGCCGCCAACCTTGGCGAGCACCGGGACAATGGAGGCATCCACCTGCGCATTGTCCGTGCTCTCGTGCGCGCGGCGGTACATCGCGGTCTTGCCGACCCAGAAGAGGACGCCGGCGGCGGCGACGATGATGATTGGGATAAGAGGCTTCTTCATACGATTGATGATTGGGAATTCGGATTGCGATCCACGATTGCGATCAGTGATTGCGACTTGCGATTACGGCAGTTCGGTGACGGTGCCCTCGGCGCGCGCGAGTGTGACGCGCGCGGTCTGGTATGCGGCGCGGGCGTCGACCACTTGCGTGCGCGCGGCGTTGATGCCGAGCGAGGCAGTGATGACGTCGGCGTTGCCGGAGACGCCGGCGGTGAAGCGGGCGCGCGCCTGCTCCAGCTCCTGCTGGGCGAGCGCGAGGCGGTCCTCGGCGGCGGCGAGCATCTCGCGCGCCGTGTTGAGATCGAGAAGCGCGGTGCGAACGTCGATGGCAGCCTGCGCCTCGAGATCGCGACGGCGGGCATCGGCCTCGCGAACCGCGGCGCGCTGCTCCTGCACGCGCCCCTCGCGGCGGAAGCCGTCAAAGATGGGAATCGAGACCTGCAGGCCCCAGCTGTAGGTATTCAGCAGGTGCGCGCTCGATGGGCCGATGGCCCCCTGGTCGCCGAAGAGGCCGAGGGTGGGGAGGCGTTCGAGGCGCGTGGCCGCGACGTTGCGCTCGGCGGCGACCTTCTGCTCGTTCGCCGCGCGAATGTCCGCGCGGCGCGCAACGGCAATCCGGGTTCCTTCGTCGACCGAGGGAAGCGGTGCGCCGACCGGCAGCGCGAAGAGCGAGTCGCTCAGCACGAGCTCTGCCGCGGGGTCGATGCCGGCAATGCGGCGCAGGTCGAGCCGCGCGCGATCGCGGTCGGCGCGCGCGCCGATGAGCTGCGCGTGCGCCAGCGAGAGCTGGCTGCGCGCGCGCGTGACGTCGAGGGCGACCCCCACGCCGGCCTGCAGCTGCTCGTTGGCGATGGTGAGGAGTTCGGCGGCCAGCGTCGAATCGGCGAGCCGGGCGCTGAGTACGGCGTCGGCGCGCGCCGCGCGCACATAGGCATTCGCAGCAAGCGCGGCCGCCTGATCGCCGGCACCAGTGGCCTCGGCTTCGGCGACGCGCACCTGCTGGCGCACGGAACCCAGCTTCGCGGCCACCGAGAGGTCGAGCAGGTTGGCTTGGGCTCGGCCGCGCAGGTCGAGGACCTTGACCGGCGGGAGGATCACCCCGTTGGGATCGAAGTACGGCCTGCCACTCGGATCACGGAACGAGAAGCCGAACGTGGCCGTGTTCATGTTCCGTTCGCTTTCGCCGGCGGCCGCCGAGAGCGTCGGGAAGAGCAGCGACCGTGCCTGGCGGACGCGGGCATCGGCCTGGTCGATGCGCGTGCGCGCGATGACGGCGGCGCCGCTCTGCGTGGCCGCGAGCCGAGCCGCGCCGCCGAGCGTGAGCGTGACGGGAGATTGCGCGGCGAGCGCCGCGGGGAGCAGCACGAGCGCGGCGGGGAGCAGATGACGTGACAGGTTCATGAGGTCGGGCCGGTGAACGCGGGATTTCGAAGCGCGGCGAGCGCGAAGTCGACGATGGTGTCGATCAGCTCTCCGCGATCCGCCTGCTGGTATTCGGGACGGATGGAGCCGCTGGAGATCCACTGGCGATGCATCACGACGAGGGCGTTGACGAGGCCCACGGCGCGACGAGGATGGATGGGGCGAAACTCGCCGCTGCGGACGCCGCGTTCGATGACCTGCTGCAGCATCGCCCAGTTGCGATCGATGACTTCGCGATTGTAGAACTCCAGCAGTTCCGGGTGCCGCGGCAGCTCGGACATCAGGATGCGATACCACCGGTCGAAGCGCGGCTGCGCGGTGAGCGCCCAGCGGCGGCGCAGCGTGCGTTCCAACTCATCGCTGGCGGAGCCGGGCGGCGACGCCGACTCCGCGTCAGTGAGCTGCTGACCGATGGTATGCCGCACCACGGCCTTGAAGAGCTCTTCCTTTGAAGGGAAGTAGAGATAGATGGTGCCCTTCGAGACGCCGGCGCGATGCGCGATATCCTCGAGCTTGGCGGCCGAGAATCCGTGCTCGGAGAACGTCTCGAGGGCCGCGTCGATCAGTTGCGTGGGGCGTTCGTCGGGGAGACGGCGCCAGCGCGGATCCGGAGCGGCTTCAGTCGTGGACATTCAGAACCTTCATCAAATGACTCACGGGTCATGTACAGGAATGGAAAGGCTGGGCTCGTAGCCCAGCCTTACTGACTGGTTAGTAAGTTAATAACACTCAGCGTGCTGTCAAGATAGGGAGGCTCCCCGGCAGATGGCTTACTAATGGTCGTCAGGCGACGCGATTGTGAGCCCGAGCGCCGCAGCGGAGGCTGTGGGACGAGCACCGCTACCCCGCGACTGGATCTCGACGCACATTCGGTCTGACTTCTCGACCCTTTCACCTCGGTCGCCATGCGCCTTGCCCGCACGTTTTTCGCGCTTCTGCTGCTCGCCGCGCCCGCCCTGCCGGCACAGGAATCCGACGCCGCGTTCATCAAGGCGAACTACACCAAGCACATCGCGCGCATTCCGATGCGCGACGGCGTGAAGCTGTTCACCATCTACTACGTGCCGAAGGATGCGGGCCCCGGGCGCACTTACCCGATGGTCATGGAGCGCACCTGCTACTCCATCGCGCCGTACGGCGAGAACGAGTACCCGGCGCAGCTCGGCCCCAACCGGTTCATGATGCGCGACAAGTACATCGTCGTGTACCAGGACGTGCGCGGCCGGTTCATGAGCGAGGGGAAGTGGACGAACGTTCGCCCGATCATCGACCACCCGTCGGGACCGTCGCAGATCGACGAGGCGACGGACACATACGACACCATCGAGTGGCTGCTCAAGAACGTGCCCAACCACAACGGACGCGTGGGACAGTGGGGGATCTCGTACCCGGGCTTCTTCACGACGGCCGGCATCCTCTCGCGCCACCCGGCGCTCAAGGCCGCGTCGCCCCAGGCGCCGGTGACGGACTTCTACTTCGAGGACTTCCACCACAACGGCGCGCTCACGCAGGGCTACTTCTACACCTACCCGGTCTTCGGATTCGACTCGCCCACCGGGCCGACGTCGCAGCCGTGGTTCTTCAGCAAGATGATTCAGGAAGGGCTCCCGGCCGACTACGACTTCCAGCTCCGGTTGGGCGCGCTGAAGCACACGACGGAGCGCTACTACAAGGACAACTACTTCTGGCAGGAACTCGTCGAGCACCCGAACTACGACGCGCACTGGCAGGAGCGTGCCATCGCGCCGCACCTGCGTGACGTGAAGGCCGCCGTGATGACCGTCGGCGGCTGGTACGATGCCGAAGATCTCTACGGCCCGCTCAAGGTCTACAAGACCATCGAGCAGAAGAACGCGGGCATCTACAACACGCTCGTCATGGGGCCGTTCCGCCACGGCGGCTGGGCGGCGCAAGGCGTCGTGCACACGCTGCACGGCGACATCTGGTTTGGCGATTCGCTCGAGACGAAGTTCCAGCGCGACGTCGAAGCTCCCTTCTTCCAGCACTTCCTGAAGGGCGCGGGGGACGGCAAGACCGGCCTGCCCGAGGCGTACATGTTCGACACGGGCAAGAAGGAATGGGTGCGCTTCGCCAAATGGCCGGCCGACCATTCGCAGTGGAAATCGCTCGCGTTCCAGGCCGGCGGGAAGCTCGGCCTCGACGTGGCGCCGGACACGGGCAGCGACTCGTACGTCAGCGATCCGGCGAAGCCGGTGCCGGGGCGGTGCGTGGGCCCGAGCATCGAAGGGTTCACCATGTACCAGTACATGAGCGACGACCAGCGCTGCTTCAGCACGCGTCCGGACGTGCTCACGTACGAGACCGAGCCGCTCGCCGAGGACGTCACGCTGGGCGGCGAGATCAAGATCCGGCTTCGCGTGGCAACGACGGGAACCGATGCCGACTTCGTGGTCAAGCTGGTGGACGTCTACCCGCCGACTGAAAAGGACCATCCGTACCTGCCGAGCAAGAACATCCACCTGGCGGGCTACCAGCAGATGGTGCGCAGCGAGATCATGCGCGCCCGCTGGCGCGATGGCTTCGAGACGCCCAAGGCGCTCGTGCCGGGCGAGGTGACCGAAGTGCCGTTCGCGCTGCAGGACGTCCTGCACACGTTCAAGCAGGGGCACCGCATCATGGTGCAGGTGCAGAGTTCGATGTTCCCGGTCTTCGACCGCAACCCGCAGAAGTTCGTGCCGAACATCTTCACGGCGGATGACAGGGACTTCATCAAGGCGACGCAGACGGTCTACCGTAACAGCAGCATCCAGGTGCAGGTGCTGGGAGCGGAACTCAAGCCATAGCGGCCGGCCGATGGGGCGAGGGGCGCGACGACATTCCGTCGTCGCGCCCCTCGTTCGCTTGGCGGTGATCGCGCCGCCACACTTACCGCGCCTGCCGGGCCGGCGCAGATTTTCCGCGTCACCCTCGCTCGGGACTTCCATGTCATCTCGCCACTTCTCCCTCGCTGCCGCGGCGCTGCTGTCGCTCGCGGCGTTTTCGTTTTCAGCCGGCGCGCAGCAGGGCAAGCGTGCGCCAGCTCCCGCACCGGCGGCCGCCACCCCGTCGGCGGACGCGTGGAAGGACCTGCATTGGCGCAACATCGGCCCGGAAGGGAATCGCTTCTCGGCGGCCGCGGGGATTCCCGGCGACCCGCTGACGTACTACGTGGGCGCCGCCTCGGGCGGCATCTGGAAGACGACCGATGGCGGCACGAACTGGCGACCGCTCTTCGACGCGCAGCCGGTGCAGAGCATCGGGTCCATTGCCGTCGCGCGTTCCGACAAGAACGTCGTGTGGGTGGGGACGGGCGAGGGAAAGATTCGCAGCCACATCTCGGTGGGGCAGGGCGTCTACAAGTCCACCGATGCCGGTGAGACGTGGCAGTTGATGGGGCTTGAGAAGACCTCGCGCATTCCGCGCATGGTCGTCCACCCCAGCGATCCCAACACGGCGCTCGTCTGCGCGCTCGGTCACGCCTACGGCCCGCAACCGGAGCGCGGCGTGTACCGCACCACCGACGGCGGCGTCTCGTGGACGCGCGTGCTCTTCGTGGACGAGAACACCGGCTGTTCGGACCTGGCGATGGATCCGTCGAACCCGCGCGTGCTCTTCGCGGGAATGTGGCAGCTCGAGATCCACACATGGGGGCGCACCAGCGGCGGCCCCGGCGGCGGGCTGTTCGTGTCGCGCGACGGCGGCACCACCTGGACGCGGCTCAAGGGGAATGGCCTTCCCACCAAGCCCGTGGGCAAGGTGGCGGTGGCCATTGCCAACTCCAACCCGCAGCGGGTCTATGCGCTGATCGAGACGGGTGACGGCCTCCCCTGGAACGGCGAGCCGACGGAAAGCGGCCAGCTCTGGCGCTCCGATGACGGCGGCCGTCAGTGGACGCTGATCAGCCGCGATCGCAACGCGATGGGGCGCGCGCACTATTACTCGCGCATGGCCGTCGCCACCGATGACGAAGACGAGGCGTATTTCCTCACGAACGGATTCGCCAAGTCGATCGACGGCGGCCGCACTCTTACGACGCTGCCGCGCGGCCTGGCGCCCGGCGGCGACCATCACGACATCTGGATCGACCCGACGAACGCCAACCGGATGATCGTGGCGCACGACCAGGGGCTCTCCATCTCGCAGAACCGCGGCAAGACGTGGTACCGCCAGCGC from the Gemmatimonadaceae bacterium genome contains:
- a CDS encoding sigma-70 family RNA polymerase sigma factor, with the translated sequence MREPTREPASDAHESALVARARRGDPAAFDALVRRHLPGALATAERLLGDRSDAEDLVQDAFLRALDRLPLLDPGRPFGPWFFTLLRNLGINQLRARRVRYTEPEPFDAASPDAQPDEEMVRTEVRERFDAALAALTPRQREIVMLFEVEGWKGAEIAEHLGLTPENVRWHLHQAKKSLRASLAPLRDEGMT
- a CDS encoding DHA2 family efflux MFS transporter permease subunit, which codes for MQPSPPDKYQHKYLIAAAVTMAAVLELIDTSIVNVAIPHMMGNLGATLDEISWVSVGYIIANVIVIPMSAWLSAYFGRRRYLTFSILLFVAASFFCGAATSLWGLVFWRVVQGIGGGALLSTAQSTLWEAFPPHEVGIGQAIFGIGIMVGPTLGPTLGGFIVDNWNWPWIFYINLPLGLFAAALVWTYVTDSEHQERAEKVDWLGIGLLTVAIGSLQWMLERGERYDWFDSGFVTTLAVVSAGSFIWLVWHELRTDEPVINFHLLTNRQLATGVLMGAVLGFALFGSVFVLPIFLQSLHGLTANQTGLVILPGAIASAVTMAVMGRRLRMLPDGRPIILVGGSLFGVCMYQLAFLSFDSGAHDLFWPLILRGVAMGMMFIPLNSIALAELAPRDMANGTGLFNLTRQLGGSIGIAVMATLLSHITKAKKALLADHLVATAPDVQARMEAMTHALTAKGASLSVAHQQALAIMDRTVGVQASVLAFSRIYWISGFVLMASLPLMLFWHNGRPRGLVIRDGGH
- a CDS encoding HlyD family secretion protein, producing MKKPLIPIIIVAAAGVLFWVGKTAMYRRAHESTDNAQVDASIVPVLAKVGGYVSQLAVAENQPVKEGDLLVRIDSTEYAVRVVQAQAEYDAAASVAGATGQAGAQLKGAEGQQQVVAAQIDAARAQVAKATADLARARELVGRQIVSRQQLDAAQSAFDQANAALQAVERQARSADAQYIGAQAGTRLAQARLAAARAALDNARLQLSYTSARAPLTGVVSKKQVEVGQLVSPGQPLLTLVDALNSWVTANFKETQLSDMKVGQPVALEVDAYPGCAAEGKVESLGAATGARFALLPPDNATGNFTKVVQRVPVRIAVTKGCGPDRPLRPGMSVIANVQVK
- a CDS encoding TolC family protein codes for the protein MNLSRHLLPAALVLLPAALAAQSPVTLTLGGAARLAATQSGAAVIARTRIDQADARVRQARSLLFPTLSAAAGESERNMNTATFGFSFRDPSGRPYFDPNGVILPPVKVLDLRGRAQANLLDLSVAAKLGSVRQQVRVAEAEATGAGDQAAALAANAYVRAARADAVLSARLADSTLAAELLTIANEQLQAGVGVALDVTRARSQLSLAHAQLIGARADRDRARLDLRRIAGIDPAAELVLSDSLFALPVGAPLPSVDEGTRIAVARRADIRAANEQKVAAERNVAATRLERLPTLGLFGDQGAIGPSSAHLLNTYSWGLQVSIPIFDGFRREGRVQEQRAAVREADARRRDLEAQAAIDVRTALLDLNTAREMLAAAEDRLALAQQELEQARARFTAGVSGNADVITASLGINAARTQVVDARAAYQTARVTLARAEGTVTELP
- a CDS encoding TetR/AcrR family transcriptional regulator translates to MSTTEAAPDPRWRRLPDERPTQLIDAALETFSEHGFSAAKLEDIAHRAGVSKGTIYLYFPSKEELFKAVVRHTIGQQLTDAESASPPGSASDELERTLRRRWALTAQPRFDRWYRILMSELPRHPELLEFYNREVIDRNWAMLQQVIERGVRSGEFRPIHPRRAVGLVNALVVMHRQWISSGSIRPEYQQADRGELIDTIVDFALAALRNPAFTGPTS
- a CDS encoding CocE/NonD family hydrolase; the encoded protein is MRLARTFFALLLLAAPALPAQESDAAFIKANYTKHIARIPMRDGVKLFTIYYVPKDAGPGRTYPMVMERTCYSIAPYGENEYPAQLGPNRFMMRDKYIVVYQDVRGRFMSEGKWTNVRPIIDHPSGPSQIDEATDTYDTIEWLLKNVPNHNGRVGQWGISYPGFFTTAGILSRHPALKAASPQAPVTDFYFEDFHHNGALTQGYFYTYPVFGFDSPTGPTSQPWFFSKMIQEGLPADYDFQLRLGALKHTTERYYKDNYFWQELVEHPNYDAHWQERAIAPHLRDVKAAVMTVGGWYDAEDLYGPLKVYKTIEQKNAGIYNTLVMGPFRHGGWAAQGVVHTLHGDIWFGDSLETKFQRDVEAPFFQHFLKGAGDGKTGLPEAYMFDTGKKEWVRFAKWPADHSQWKSLAFQAGGKLGLDVAPDTGSDSYVSDPAKPVPGRCVGPSIEGFTMYQYMSDDQRCFSTRPDVLTYETEPLAEDVTLGGEIKIRLRVATTGTDADFVVKLVDVYPPTEKDHPYLPSKNIHLAGYQQMVRSEIMRARWRDGFETPKALVPGEVTEVPFALQDVLHTFKQGHRIMVQVQSSMFPVFDRNPQKFVPNIFTADDRDFIKATQTVYRNSSIQVQVLGAELKP